The following proteins come from a genomic window of Paenibacillus swuensis:
- the yabA gene encoding DNA replication initiation control protein YabA — MEKRDVFAAIDEIEGQMGNVHAELGSLKKQVIHLLEENKRLSLENQHLRKLLRLEELPEGAPSEQRAQDQRPAVPELVVEDAVVGEGYDNLARIYNEGFHICNVYYGHLRTEGDCLFCLSFLNK; from the coding sequence GTGGAAAAAAGAGACGTTTTTGCTGCGATTGATGAAATCGAAGGGCAAATGGGCAATGTACATGCAGAGTTAGGCTCTTTGAAGAAACAAGTTATTCACCTGCTGGAAGAGAACAAGCGATTAAGCCTTGAAAATCAGCATCTTCGCAAGTTGCTTCGATTAGAGGAGTTGCCTGAAGGCGCTCCTTCCGAGCAACGGGCGCAAGATCAACGACCGGCGGTTCCGGAGCTTGTGGTGGAGGATGCGGTGGTAGGAGAAGGCTATGACAATCTGGCCCGCATCTACAATGAAGGGTTTCACATCTGCAATGTCTATTACGGTCATCTTCGCACGGAAGGTGATTGCTTATTCTGCCTTTCCTTTTTGAATAAATAA
- a CDS encoding PSP1 domain-containing protein, whose product MYSVVGVRFKKAGKIYYFDPMELPVDTEQSVIVETARGVEYGKVVINKKTVGESDVVLPLKKVIRVASESDAKIVEENKKAAKDAFATCFDKIKEHQLKMKLVDVEYTFDRNKIIFYFTAEGRIDFRELVKDLASIFRTRIELRQIGVRDEAKMLGGIGPCGRVLCCSSWLGDFDPVSIKMAKDQSLSLNPTKISGLCGRLMCCLKFEHDNYESAKEEMPSVGSLIASSMGNGKVVALNAGQRKVHVQMFDLGKVLEMALDDVVIL is encoded by the coding sequence TTGTATAGCGTTGTAGGCGTACGTTTTAAGAAAGCCGGCAAGATTTATTATTTCGATCCTATGGAGCTTCCCGTTGATACAGAGCAAAGTGTTATCGTAGAAACGGCAAGAGGCGTGGAATATGGTAAGGTTGTCATTAACAAGAAGACCGTCGGTGAATCCGATGTTGTGCTTCCATTAAAGAAAGTGATCCGGGTCGCCAGCGAGAGCGATGCTAAGATCGTGGAAGAGAATAAGAAGGCTGCGAAGGACGCATTTGCAACCTGTTTCGATAAGATTAAAGAACATCAGCTCAAGATGAAGCTGGTTGATGTTGAATATACATTTGACCGTAACAAGATCATATTCTACTTCACGGCGGAGGGACGCATTGATTTCCGCGAGCTTGTGAAGGATTTGGCAAGTATATTCCGCACACGTATAGAACTGCGCCAGATCGGCGTACGGGATGAGGCTAAGATGTTAGGCGGCATCGGTCCCTGCGGGCGTGTGTTATGCTGTTCTTCTTGGTTAGGGGACTTTGACCCGGTATCCATCAAGATGGCCAAAGATCAGAGTCTGTCTCTAAATCCAACGAAAATATCGGGTTTATGCGGTCGACTCATGTGTTGTCTTAAATTTGAGCATGATAACTATGAAAGTGCCAAAGAAGAGATGCCGAGCGTAGGCTCACTCATTGCTTCCTCCATGGGGAACGGCAAAGTGGTTGCATTGAATGCCGGACAACGTAAAGTGCATGTCCAAATGTTCGATTTGGGTAAAGTTCTGGAGATGGCTCTGGATGACGTTGTTATTTTATAG
- the holB gene encoding DNA polymerase III subunit delta' — protein sequence MSFGSIIGQERAKKMLQNGLRLGRTSHAYIFSGPSGTGRREMAFALAKAIFCTERTDDACGHCLECRKVEHGNHPDLHYVQPDGTSIKIEQIRNLQKEFAYRATASQSKIYILTEAEKMTVQAANSLLKFLEEPQSAVVAILISENGHALLPTIQSRAQWIPFQPLPPQMMADLLEKEGHSQVLVRSAVHLAAGIDACREIIQLNWFAEIRNVMIQLVKECITRFAAALITAQQKVFKTNLAEHIDTLLQLFVLWFKDMVHIQSGRQDSIVFVDQSEWMAKHAFSRELSYWVGCMEKALELTKRLKFHVNPQLAFEQFVIDIQGG from the coding sequence ATGTCATTTGGATCTATTATCGGACAAGAAAGAGCGAAGAAGATGCTTCAGAACGGGCTTCGGCTGGGACGCACTTCTCACGCATATATATTCAGCGGGCCGTCCGGCACGGGTCGGCGGGAGATGGCGTTTGCGCTTGCAAAGGCCATTTTTTGTACCGAACGTACGGATGATGCATGCGGACACTGCCTGGAATGCCGGAAAGTCGAACATGGAAATCACCCCGATCTCCATTATGTACAACCGGATGGCACAAGTATTAAAATTGAGCAGATTCGAAATTTGCAGAAAGAATTCGCTTATCGCGCCACGGCTTCACAAAGTAAGATTTATATCCTTACCGAGGCGGAGAAGATGACGGTGCAAGCCGCCAACTCTTTACTTAAATTTCTCGAAGAACCGCAATCGGCGGTTGTTGCGATCTTAATCTCCGAGAATGGACACGCTCTCCTGCCTACAATCCAGTCCAGGGCACAGTGGATTCCGTTCCAACCGCTGCCTCCCCAGATGATGGCGGATCTGCTTGAGAAAGAAGGTCATTCCCAAGTTCTGGTTCGTTCCGCAGTACATCTTGCGGCAGGAATTGACGCCTGTAGGGAAATTATCCAATTAAATTGGTTTGCAGAAATTAGAAATGTAATGATACAATTAGTGAAAGAGTGCATTACAAGATTTGCCGCAGCACTGATTACGGCGCAGCAGAAGGTCTTCAAGACCAATCTGGCCGAACATATAGATACGTTGCTCCAATTGTTCGTTTTGTGGTTTAAGGATATGGTCCATATTCAATCTGGCCGTCAGGACAGCATTGTATTCGTGGATCAGTCTGAGTGGATGGCCAAGCATGCCTTCAGCCGCGAACTTTCCTATTGGGTCGGATGCATGGAGAAAGCGCTGGAGCTAACCAAGAGACTGAAATTCCACGTAAATCCGCAGCTAGCATTTGAGCAGTTCGTTATTGATATACAGGGAGGGTAG
- a CDS encoding YaaR family protein: MKINPGLRPFGKDLRMNDNAGSQQIQPKTFSDVMHRQHEQVSQEQLNQRMQLIEQQGQRLAKSMTVRELRTYKQMVKQFLEETVRRGVGLKDTKGWDRRGRGKRYKLLDEVDGVLLSLGDDMLEHEQGRIELLEKIGEIRGMLINLFF, translated from the coding sequence ATGAAAATTAATCCGGGTTTGCGTCCTTTCGGCAAAGATCTTCGCATGAATGATAACGCAGGATCACAGCAAATCCAACCGAAGACTTTCTCAGATGTGATGCACCGACAGCATGAACAGGTGTCCCAGGAACAACTCAACCAACGGATGCAGCTAATAGAGCAACAAGGACAGCGTTTAGCCAAATCAATGACTGTCCGTGAACTGAGAACGTATAAACAAATGGTAAAGCAGTTTCTCGAAGAAACGGTCCGGCGCGGTGTAGGGCTTAAAGACACCAAAGGTTGGGATCGACGCGGTCGTGGGAAGCGGTATAAGCTTCTTGATGAAGTAGACGGTGTCTTGTTGAGCTTGGGCGATGATATGTTGGAACACGAACAGGGACGTATTGAGCTACTGGAGAAAATCGGCGAGATTCGAGGTATGCTGATTAATTTATTTTTTTAA
- a CDS encoding cyclic-di-AMP receptor, whose translation MKLVVAVVQDKDSNRLSNALIKTGFRATKLASTGGFLRAGNTTFMIGTEDERVTEVLQVIKANCKIREQVVTPVSPMGGTTDSYIPFPVEVQVGGAAVFVMPVERFEHF comes from the coding sequence ATGAAATTAGTTGTAGCTGTGGTACAAGATAAAGATAGCAACCGTTTATCCAACGCGTTAATCAAGACGGGCTTTAGAGCTACGAAGCTTGCCAGCACAGGAGGTTTTCTCCGTGCCGGGAATACCACGTTTATGATTGGTACCGAGGACGAGCGTGTTACCGAAGTGCTCCAAGTCATTAAGGCGAATTGCAAGATTCGTGAACAGGTCGTAACACCGGTATCCCCGATGGGCGGTACAACGGATTCTTATATCCCGTTTCCTGTGGAAGTGCAAGTGGGCGGCGCAGCGGTTTTCGTCATGCCGGTTGAACGCTTTGAACATTTCTGA
- the tmk gene encoding dTMP kinase, whose amino-acid sequence MNNGWFVTVEGGEGAGKSTLTERLQQELESLGYDVMLTREPGGIDIAEQIRSVILDPVNTAMDRRTEALLYAAARRQHLVEKVLPALKQGQIVLCDRFIDSSLAYQGHARGLGMEAVYEINRFATEGSMPQLTLYMDVEPQIGLDRVYANQQREINRLDLEKLAFHEKVREGYLMLAHKFSERIVTIDANREPEAIYQDCLKTLLDRVGQRNL is encoded by the coding sequence ATGAATAATGGTTGGTTTGTTACAGTAGAGGGCGGCGAAGGGGCCGGTAAATCCACACTGACGGAACGTTTGCAACAGGAGCTGGAGTCGCTGGGATACGATGTGATGTTAACAAGAGAACCGGGAGGCATTGATATTGCGGAGCAAATTCGCTCGGTGATCCTGGATCCGGTTAATACAGCAATGGATCGTCGAACGGAAGCACTTCTATACGCCGCGGCCAGAAGACAGCATCTGGTGGAAAAGGTGTTACCAGCCTTAAAGCAAGGTCAAATTGTGTTATGCGACCGGTTTATCGACAGCTCCTTGGCTTATCAGGGACATGCAAGAGGTTTAGGCATGGAAGCAGTATATGAGATCAACCGATTCGCGACGGAAGGGTCCATGCCGCAGCTCACATTGTACATGGATGTGGAACCACAAATCGGTTTGGATCGGGTATATGCTAATCAACAAAGAGAGATTAACCGGCTTGATCTGGAAAAGCTGGCGTTTCATGAGAAAGTCAGGGAAGGTTACCTGATGCTGGCTCATAAGTTCTCCGAACGAATAGTTACGATTGACGCAAACCGGGAGCCGGAGGCCATTTATCAGGACTGTCTGAAAACGTTACTTGATCGGGTCGGGCAAAGGAACCTATGA
- a CDS encoding aminotransferase class I/II-fold pyridoxal phosphate-dependent enzyme encodes MRLDSRDAPLYTKLIQHAEQNTISFHVPGHKYGKGYTNGESDYYNKILSLDSTEISGLDDLHHPEGIIQEAQQLAADCFGAEQTYFLIGGSTVGNIAAILTLCGRGETLIVQRNAHKSVINGLRLAGAHAVILQPDIDARTGLATIPSLLTLEAALEQTPEAKGVLLTNPNYYGMGKSMVPYAEAAHKRGIPLIVDEAHGAHYGFHPRLPQGALASGADLVIQSTHKMLGAMTMGAMLHVQGERYPSEILKERLAMLQSSSPSYPIMASLDMARRMVHTRSHELFDQGLAASDLFCEKMRVFPCYQIETRTEKLHEPDGELLQDPFKITVSDRTGTLSGFELAKALEAHNCYAEMADPVRMLLVFSYATTPDDANRLFIALEQVAEEHELRHKPLQKINQTTQSPLNEGISDKVYFGIDERNTCKNSITLEEAVGKRSAEMITPYPPGIPLLYPGEKISRETVSRLIALRQAGARFQGSSDTELRTILVKNEPN; translated from the coding sequence ATGAGATTAGATTCCCGCGACGCACCTTTATATACAAAATTAATACAGCATGCTGAACAGAACACCATAAGCTTCCATGTGCCCGGACATAAATATGGCAAAGGTTATACCAATGGTGAATCCGATTATTATAACAAGATATTAAGCTTGGACTCCACCGAAATATCCGGATTGGATGACTTGCATCATCCGGAAGGTATCATTCAAGAAGCGCAACAGCTCGCTGCTGACTGTTTCGGTGCAGAGCAGACGTACTTTCTGATCGGTGGCAGCACGGTGGGGAACATAGCCGCTATACTAACGCTATGCGGGCGTGGGGAAACCCTAATTGTGCAAAGGAATGCGCATAAATCTGTCATCAACGGTTTAAGGCTTGCAGGAGCGCATGCGGTCATTCTGCAACCTGACATTGATGCCAGGACAGGTTTGGCGACAATACCCTCTCTTCTGACACTGGAAGCAGCCTTGGAACAAACTCCGGAAGCTAAAGGTGTGTTGTTAACGAATCCGAATTATTATGGTATGGGCAAGTCCATGGTTCCGTATGCCGAGGCGGCGCATAAGCGCGGTATTCCCCTTATTGTAGATGAAGCACACGGCGCGCATTATGGATTTCATCCTCGGTTGCCCCAAGGTGCGCTTGCAAGCGGTGCTGACCTTGTCATCCAGTCCACACACAAGATGCTTGGAGCGATGACGATGGGAGCTATGCTACACGTCCAGGGTGAGCGTTATCCGAGTGAGATTTTGAAAGAAAGGTTGGCAATGTTGCAAAGTTCCAGCCCCTCTTATCCGATCATGGCGTCTCTGGACATGGCTCGTAGAATGGTACATACCCGAAGTCACGAGCTATTCGATCAAGGGTTGGCGGCAAGTGACTTATTTTGTGAGAAAATGCGGGTATTCCCTTGCTACCAGATAGAAACCCGAACAGAAAAGCTTCATGAACCCGATGGAGAGTTGTTACAGGATCCATTCAAAATTACGGTGTCAGACAGAACAGGGACTCTCTCCGGTTTCGAATTGGCTAAAGCACTGGAAGCCCACAACTGTTATGCTGAAATGGCAGATCCTGTTAGAATGTTGCTCGTATTTTCTTACGCGACAACTCCAGACGATGCAAACCGATTATTTATCGCGTTAGAGCAAGTTGCTGAAGAACATGAATTACGGCATAAGCCTCTCCAAAAAATAAATCAGACAACGCAAAGCCCTTTAAATGAAGGGATTTCGGATAAAGTATATTTTGGAATAGATGAGAGAAATACATGTAAGAATTCCATAACGCTTGAAGAAGCGGTGGGTAAACGCAGTGCGGAAATGATTACTCCCTACCCGCCAGGCATACCGTTGCTATATCCGGGGGAAAAGATATCTCGGGAAACGGTATCTAGGTTGATTGCATTAAGACAAGCAGGCGCACGGTTTCAAGGCAGCTCGGACACGGAACTGAGAACAATATTGGTCAAGAATGAGCCAAATTAG
- a CDS encoding sigma factor G inhibitor Gin encodes MAVNLQEDCTCIICGLKKEEGIHIVSEFICDTCESEMVRTDVKDEKYPFFIHQMKRIWYKKNA; translated from the coding sequence ATGGCTGTGAATCTTCAGGAAGATTGCACCTGTATCATCTGTGGCTTAAAAAAAGAAGAAGGCATCCACATTGTGTCTGAGTTTATATGCGATACATGTGAGTCCGAGATGGTGCGTACCGACGTAAAGGATGAGAAATATCCCTTCTTCATTCATCAGATGAAACGAATATGGTATAAGAAAAATGCTTAA